From the Cryptomeria japonica chromosome 2, Sugi_1.0, whole genome shotgun sequence genome, one window contains:
- the LOC131049978 gene encoding probable mediator of RNA polymerase II transcription subunit 26a isoform X1 has protein sequence MMRMSMESMGKWRKFFEGAEADICTLIERAILVAAFDCPHQFKERRDKIMEKLYTSTSHSQHQHKSSWREVANEEIKSTGNVVTAAIAGTSTMQEMAETKMDANNCSKQNIAAENTRNGVLKMDGENHSDRERQCYKYKVFRIGPTPGRLKIVRQRHMSYEENLHDKLDFKPSSLPSQHKLNSPDEKSVEEKIEASKKRLREGYQRAEKNLHDKLDSKPNCSLPFQTKLKSTDDKSVKEKIEASKKRLQEGYQRAEKAKKQRTVQLIELQDVPSFKSIRPTQMRA, from the exons ATGATGAGAATGTCAATGGAATCGATGGGAAAATGGAGGAAGTTTTTTGAAGGCGCAGAGGCTGATATTTGCACTCTCATTGAACGTGCAATCTTGGTTGCAGCATTCGATTGCCCTCATCAATTTAAGGAGAGGAGAGACAAGATTATGGAGAAGCTTTACACATCTACATCCCACTCTCAACATCAACATAAAAG TAGCTGGAGAGAGGTTGCAAATGAAGAGATAAAATCTACTGGAAATGTTGTTACAGCTGCAATAGCAG GCACATCTACAATGCAAGAAATGGCTGAAACAAAAATGGATGCCAATAACTGTAGCAAGCAAAACATTGCAGCAGAAAACACAAGAAATGGGGTGTTGAAAATGGATGGTGAAAACCATTCAGATAGAGAGCGTCAATGTTATAAATACAAGGTTTTTAGAATTGGTCCTACTCCAGGGAGACTGAAAATTGTAAGACAGCGACATATGTCCTATGAAGAGAATTTGCATGACAAGTTGGATTTCAAGCCTAGCTCTCTTCCTTCCCAACAT AAATTGAACTCTCCTGATGagaaatctgtagaagagaagATAGAAGCATCAAAGAAAAGGCTTCGAGAAGGGTACCAACGAGCAGAAAAGAATTTGCATGACAAGTTGGATTCCAAGCCTAACTGCTCTCTTCCTTTCCAAACT AAATTGAAATCTACTGATGATAAATCTGTAAAAGAGAAGATAGAAGCATCAAAGAAAAGGCTTCAAGAAGGGTACCAACGAGCTGAAAAGG CCAAGAAGCAACGCACAGTTCAATTAATTGAATTGCAAGACGTACCATCATTCAAATCTATCAGGCCAACTCAGATGCGAGCTTAA
- the LOC131049972 gene encoding probable phospholipid hydroperoxide glutathione peroxidase: MLPPTLTWRSFTLPHFMSHSSIQVIANSLTNTSPMLPPTLTWRSFTLPHFINLAKAFCIQYKPINKFSKPHNFYTIAHCNINPHTGCLPIDSTVPTKRNYPLPIGFSLFSSTTNFSTMGGSSSEGHANVHDFTVKDIRGNDVDLSIYKGKALLIVNVASECGLTTSNYKEMNELYAKYKDQGLEILAFPCNQFAGEEPGDNEQIAEVACTRFKAEFPVFEKVEVNGDNAAPIYKFLKSSKGGFLGEKIKWNFTKFLVDKDGNVVDRYAPTTSPLNIEKHIKKLLGTA, encoded by the exons ATGCTTCCCCCGACACTAACGTGGCGCTCCTTTACCCTTCCACATTTTATGAGTCATTCATCTATACAGGTCATAGCAAACTCCTTGACAAACACCAGCCCTATGCTTCCTCCGACACTAACGTGGCGCTCCTTTACCCTTCCACATTTTATCAATCTAGCAAAAGCTTTCTGTATTCAATATAAACCTATAAACAAGTTCAGTAAACCTCACAACTTCTACACTATAGCTCACTGTAACATTAATCCACATACAGGTTGCTTACCGATCGATTCAACAGTACCCACTAAAAGAAATTATCCACTCCCAATTGGGTTCTCTCTATTTTCTTCTACCACCAACTTCTCTACCATGGGTGGCAGTTCATCAGAAGGGCATGCTAATGTCCATGATTTTACGGTCAAG GACATCAGGGGCAATGATGTGGATCTCAGTATTTACAAGGGCAAAGCTCTACTTATTGTCAATGTTGCTTCTGAATG TGGATTAACTACCTCTAACTACAAGGAGATGAATGAATTGTATGCAAAGTACAAGGATCAAG GCTTGGAAATATTAGCCTTCCCATGCAATCAGTTTGCAGGAGAGGAACCAGGTGACAATGAGCAGATTGCAGAAGTGGCATGTACTCGTTTTAAAGCAGAATTTCCAGTATTTGAGAAA GTTGAGGTCAATGGTGATAATGCAGCTCCTATTTATAAGTTCTTGAAATCAAGTAAAGGTGGCTTTTTGGGTGAGAAGATTAAGTGGAACTTCACCAAGTTTCTGGTGGACAAAGATGGAAATGTGGTTGATCGATATGCTCCAACCACATCTCCCCTGAACATTGAA AAACATATCAAGAAGCTCCTAGGAACTGCGTGA
- the LOC131049978 gene encoding probable mediator of RNA polymerase II transcription subunit 26a isoform X2 yields MMRMSMESMGKWRKFFEGAEADICTLIERAILVAAFDCPHQFKERRDKIMEKLYTSTSHSQHQHKSWREVANEEIKSTGNVVTAAIAGTSTMQEMAETKMDANNCSKQNIAAENTRNGVLKMDGENHSDRERQCYKYKVFRIGPTPGRLKIVRQRHMSYEENLHDKLDFKPSSLPSQHKLNSPDEKSVEEKIEASKKRLREGYQRAEKNLHDKLDSKPNCSLPFQTKLKSTDDKSVKEKIEASKKRLQEGYQRAEKAKKQRTVQLIELQDVPSFKSIRPTQMRA; encoded by the exons ATGATGAGAATGTCAATGGAATCGATGGGAAAATGGAGGAAGTTTTTTGAAGGCGCAGAGGCTGATATTTGCACTCTCATTGAACGTGCAATCTTGGTTGCAGCATTCGATTGCCCTCATCAATTTAAGGAGAGGAGAGACAAGATTATGGAGAAGCTTTACACATCTACATCCCACTCTCAACATCAACATAAAAG CTGGAGAGAGGTTGCAAATGAAGAGATAAAATCTACTGGAAATGTTGTTACAGCTGCAATAGCAG GCACATCTACAATGCAAGAAATGGCTGAAACAAAAATGGATGCCAATAACTGTAGCAAGCAAAACATTGCAGCAGAAAACACAAGAAATGGGGTGTTGAAAATGGATGGTGAAAACCATTCAGATAGAGAGCGTCAATGTTATAAATACAAGGTTTTTAGAATTGGTCCTACTCCAGGGAGACTGAAAATTGTAAGACAGCGACATATGTCCTATGAAGAGAATTTGCATGACAAGTTGGATTTCAAGCCTAGCTCTCTTCCTTCCCAACAT AAATTGAACTCTCCTGATGagaaatctgtagaagagaagATAGAAGCATCAAAGAAAAGGCTTCGAGAAGGGTACCAACGAGCAGAAAAGAATTTGCATGACAAGTTGGATTCCAAGCCTAACTGCTCTCTTCCTTTCCAAACT AAATTGAAATCTACTGATGATAAATCTGTAAAAGAGAAGATAGAAGCATCAAAGAAAAGGCTTCAAGAAGGGTACCAACGAGCTGAAAAGG CCAAGAAGCAACGCACAGTTCAATTAATTGAATTGCAAGACGTACCATCATTCAAATCTATCAGGCCAACTCAGATGCGAGCTTAA